A single Meles meles chromosome 20, mMelMel3.1 paternal haplotype, whole genome shotgun sequence DNA region contains:
- the NEK4 gene encoding serine/threonine-protein kinase Nek4 isoform X2 has product MPLAAYCYLRVVGRGSYGEVTLVRHRRDGRQYVIKKLNLRNASSRERRAAEQEAQLLSQLKHPNIVTYKESWEGGDGLLYIVMGFCEGGDLYRKLKEQKGQLLPESQVVEWFVQIAMALQYLHEKHILHRDLKTQNVFLTRTNIIKVGDLGIARVLENHCDMASTLIGTPYYMSPELFSNKPYNYKSDVWALGCCVYEMATLKHAFNAKDMNSLVYRIIEGKLPPMPKDYSPELAELIRTMLSKRPEERPSVRSILRQPYIKRQISLFLEATKAKTSKSNIKNGDSKSKPAAAVVSGNAESSHKAIPLQPHSSEGSKTDGMGEDKCLSQEKPIVIAPLKTPASLKGHTCNPDVSNTSESLATISKVNIDILPAERRDSLSAGLVRENQPRHLDAVRELEGNHSISQVKEKLQDGTKPSPQPRNLTPPWSSDDVTGERNDPVRPLQPLNKDQDQIPGECVTEKPDRTQLGLKPQSSGSEPSLSRQRRQKKREQPEHSGEERQEAAPRLLPSLPIVGKMDVTLTQKDAENERGVAIGSAASCSRSREASSSKDRPLSARERRRLKQSQEEVFPSDSACQEALSSQEQRNKAGRMVLPWAEGRDHSYYYKDRASRFYLLNADSVSSIMGSTLRELSHLLFMVTLKGPSVRRASLSASGPGKPQEEGQHAPARWLSPDCTVAQERKLIHCLSEEELSSSTSSTDKSDGDSKERKGHTNEMSDLVHLMTQTLKLESKESYEDLLVPEPVSEFKLHRKYRDTLILHGKVAEEAEDLHFKELPSAVMPGSEKIRRIVEVLRADVIQGLGIQLLEQVYDLLEEEDELEREIRLQEHMGEKYTAYSVKARQLKFFEENVNF; this is encoded by the exons ATGCCCCTGGCCGCCTACTGCTACCTGCGGGTCGTGGGCAGGGGCAGCTACGGGGAGGTGACGCTCGTGAGGCACCGGCGGGACGGCAGGCAG TATGTCATCAAAAAGCTGAACCTCCGAAATGCCTCCAGCCGAGAGCGACGAGCCGCTGAACAGGAAGCTCAGCTCTTGTCTCAGTTGAAGCACCCTAATATTGTCACCTACAAGGAGTCGTGGGAGGGAGGTGACGGTCTGCTGTACATCGTCATGGGCTTTTGCGAAGGAGGTGATCTGTACCGAAAGCTCAAAGAACAGAAGGGGCAGCTTCTGCCTGAGAGTCAGGTGGTGGAATGGTTTGTTCAGATCGCTATGGCTTTGCAG TATTTACATGAAAAACACATCCTTCACCGAGATCTGAAAACTCAAAATGTCTTCCTAACAAGGACAAACATCATCAAAGTGGGTGACCTAGGAATTGCTCGAGTGTTAGAGAACCACTGTGACATGGCTAGCACCCTTATCGGCACACCCTACTACATGAGCCCCGAACTGTTTTCAAACAAACCTTACAACTATAAG tctgATGTTTGGGCACTGGGATGCTGTGTTTATGAAATGGCCACCCTGAAGCATGCTTTCAATGCAAAAGACATGAATTCTTTAGTTTATCGGATTATTGAAGGAAAG CTGCCACCAATGCCAAAAGATTATAGCCCAGAACTGGCAGAACTGATCAGAACAATGCTGAGCAAAAGGCCTGAAGAAAGACCCTCCGTGAGGAGCATCCTGAGGCAGCCTTACATAAAGCGCCAGATCTCTCTGTTTCTGGAGGCCACAAAGGC AAAAACCTCcaaaagtaatattaaaaatgGCGACTCTAAATCAAAGCCTGCTGCTGCAGTGGTCTCTGGAAATGCTGAATCAAGTCATAAAGCCATtcccctccagccacactctTCTGAGGGCTCCAAGACAGATGGAatg GGTGAAGACAAATGTTTGTCCCAGGAGAAACCCATAGTCATTGCTCCCTTGAAGACACCAGCAAGTCTGAAAGGCCACACCTGCAATCCAGATGTGAGCAATACCTCAGAATCATTAGCCACAATCAGTAAAGTGAATATTGACATCTTACCTGCAGAAAGAAGGGATTCACTGAGTGCCGGCTTAGTTCGGGAGAATCAGCCAAGACACTTAGATGCTGTTCGTGAGCTAGAAGGTAACCACAGTATTTCTCAAGTGAAAGAGAAGCTGCAGGATGGCACTAAGCCCAGTCCTCAACCCAGAAACCTGACTCCCCCATGGTCCTCTGACGATGTCACTGGGGAAAGGAATGACCCAGTGAGACCTCTGCAGCCCCTCAACAAAGACCAG gatcAAATTCCTGGTGAATGTGTTACAGAAAAACCAGACAGAACCCAACTGGGTTTAAAGCCACAGAGCTCCGGCTCTGAGCCTTCCCTTTCTCGACAGCGAcgacagaagaaaagagaacagcCCGAGCACAGTGGGGAAGAGAGACAG GAGGCCGCTCCTCGACTTTTGCCTTCTCTTCCCATTGTTGGAAAAATGGATGTCACATTAACACAAAAAGATGCTGAAAACGAAAGAGGAGTGGCCATTGGGTCTGCTGCAAGCTGTTCGAGGAGTAGGGAGGCGTCCTCATCAAAG GACCGGCCGTTATCAGCAAGAGAGAGGAGACGACTAAAGCAGTCACAGGAAGAAGTGTTCCCCTCAG ATTCTGCTTGTCAAGAAGCGCTGTCTTCTCAGGAACAGAGGAACAAAGCTGGGAGAATGGTGTTGCCCTGGGCTGAGGGCCGCGATCATTCTTATTACTATAAAGACAGAGCTAGCAGATTCTATTTATTGAATGCTGACTCCGTCTCAAGCATTATGGGAAGCACTTTAAGAGAATTATCTCATCTCCTGTTTATGGTAACTCTCAAAG GCCCTTCAGTGAGGAGAGCTTCTCTGAGTGCATCAGGGCCAGGGAAACCACAAGAAGAAGGACAGCATGCCCCTGCCCGATGGTTGTCTCCTGACTGCACTGTGGCTCAG gaaaggaaactcaTCCACTGTCTGTCTGAGGAGGAACTAAGTTCTTCTACAAGTTCAACTGATAAGTCAGATGGGGATTCCAAGGAACG gaaaggTCATACAAATGAAATGAGTGACTTGGTGCACTTGATGACTCAAACCCTAAAATTGGAGTCTAAAGAGAGCTACGAAGATCTCCTGGTTCCAGAACCAGTGTCAGAATTTAAACTTCATCGGAAGTACCGGGATACGCTGATACTTCATGGGAAAGTTGCAGAAGAAGCTGAGGACCTTCATTTTAAAGAGCTACCTTCTG CTGTCATGCCAGGTTCTGAAAAAATCAGAAGAATAGTTGAAGTTTTGAGAGCTGATGTAATCCAGGGCCTGGGGATTCAGCTTTTAGAACAGGTGTATGATCTTTTGGAAGAAGAGGATGAATTGGAGAGAGAG
- the NEK4 gene encoding serine/threonine-protein kinase Nek4 isoform X4 — protein sequence MPLAAYCYLRVVGRGSYGEVTLVRHRRDGRQYVIKKLNLRNASSRERRAAEQEAQLLSQLKHPNIVTYKESWEGGDGLLYIVMGFCEGGDLYRKLKEQKGQLLPESQVVEWFVQIAMALQYLHEKHILHRDLKTQNVFLTRTNIIKVGDLGIARVLENHCDMASTLIGTPYYMSPELFSNKPYNYKSDVWALGCCVYEMATLKHAFNAKDMNSLVYRIIEGKLPPMPKDYSPELAELIRTMLSKRPEERPSVRSILRQPYIKRQISLFLEATKAKTSKSNIKNGDSKSKPAAAVVSGNAESSHKAIPLQPHSSEGSKTDGMGEDKCLSQEKPIVIAPLKTPASLKGHTCNPDVSNTSESLATISKVNIDILPAERRDSLSAGLVRENQPRHLDAVRELEGNHSISQVKEKLQDGTKPSPQPRNLTPPWSSDDVTGERNDPVRPLQPLNKDQDQIPGECVTEKPDRTQLGLKPQSSGSEPSLSRQRRQKKREQPEHSGEERQVSRELCGEAAPRLLPSLPIVGKMDVTLTQKDAENERGVAIGSAASCSRSREASSSKDRPLSARERRRLKQSQEEVFPSGPSVRRASLSASGPGKPQEEGQHAPARWLSPDCTVAQERKLIHCLSEEELSSSTSSTDKSDGDSKERKGHTNEMSDLVHLMTQTLKLESKESYEDLLVPEPVSEFKLHRKYRDTLILHGKVAEEAEDLHFKELPSAVMPGSEKIRRIVEVLRADVIQGLGIQLLEQVYDLLEEEDELEREIRLQEHMGEKYTAYSVKARQLKFFEENVNF from the exons ATGCCCCTGGCCGCCTACTGCTACCTGCGGGTCGTGGGCAGGGGCAGCTACGGGGAGGTGACGCTCGTGAGGCACCGGCGGGACGGCAGGCAG TATGTCATCAAAAAGCTGAACCTCCGAAATGCCTCCAGCCGAGAGCGACGAGCCGCTGAACAGGAAGCTCAGCTCTTGTCTCAGTTGAAGCACCCTAATATTGTCACCTACAAGGAGTCGTGGGAGGGAGGTGACGGTCTGCTGTACATCGTCATGGGCTTTTGCGAAGGAGGTGATCTGTACCGAAAGCTCAAAGAACAGAAGGGGCAGCTTCTGCCTGAGAGTCAGGTGGTGGAATGGTTTGTTCAGATCGCTATGGCTTTGCAG TATTTACATGAAAAACACATCCTTCACCGAGATCTGAAAACTCAAAATGTCTTCCTAACAAGGACAAACATCATCAAAGTGGGTGACCTAGGAATTGCTCGAGTGTTAGAGAACCACTGTGACATGGCTAGCACCCTTATCGGCACACCCTACTACATGAGCCCCGAACTGTTTTCAAACAAACCTTACAACTATAAG tctgATGTTTGGGCACTGGGATGCTGTGTTTATGAAATGGCCACCCTGAAGCATGCTTTCAATGCAAAAGACATGAATTCTTTAGTTTATCGGATTATTGAAGGAAAG CTGCCACCAATGCCAAAAGATTATAGCCCAGAACTGGCAGAACTGATCAGAACAATGCTGAGCAAAAGGCCTGAAGAAAGACCCTCCGTGAGGAGCATCCTGAGGCAGCCTTACATAAAGCGCCAGATCTCTCTGTTTCTGGAGGCCACAAAGGC AAAAACCTCcaaaagtaatattaaaaatgGCGACTCTAAATCAAAGCCTGCTGCTGCAGTGGTCTCTGGAAATGCTGAATCAAGTCATAAAGCCATtcccctccagccacactctTCTGAGGGCTCCAAGACAGATGGAatg GGTGAAGACAAATGTTTGTCCCAGGAGAAACCCATAGTCATTGCTCCCTTGAAGACACCAGCAAGTCTGAAAGGCCACACCTGCAATCCAGATGTGAGCAATACCTCAGAATCATTAGCCACAATCAGTAAAGTGAATATTGACATCTTACCTGCAGAAAGAAGGGATTCACTGAGTGCCGGCTTAGTTCGGGAGAATCAGCCAAGACACTTAGATGCTGTTCGTGAGCTAGAAGGTAACCACAGTATTTCTCAAGTGAAAGAGAAGCTGCAGGATGGCACTAAGCCCAGTCCTCAACCCAGAAACCTGACTCCCCCATGGTCCTCTGACGATGTCACTGGGGAAAGGAATGACCCAGTGAGACCTCTGCAGCCCCTCAACAAAGACCAG gatcAAATTCCTGGTGAATGTGTTACAGAAAAACCAGACAGAACCCAACTGGGTTTAAAGCCACAGAGCTCCGGCTCTGAGCCTTCCCTTTCTCGACAGCGAcgacagaagaaaagagaacagcCCGAGCACAGTGGGGAAGAGAGACAGGTCAGCAGAGAGCTCTGTGGA GAGGCCGCTCCTCGACTTTTGCCTTCTCTTCCCATTGTTGGAAAAATGGATGTCACATTAACACAAAAAGATGCTGAAAACGAAAGAGGAGTGGCCATTGGGTCTGCTGCAAGCTGTTCGAGGAGTAGGGAGGCGTCCTCATCAAAG GACCGGCCGTTATCAGCAAGAGAGAGGAGACGACTAAAGCAGTCACAGGAAGAAGTGTTCCCCTCAG GCCCTTCAGTGAGGAGAGCTTCTCTGAGTGCATCAGGGCCAGGGAAACCACAAGAAGAAGGACAGCATGCCCCTGCCCGATGGTTGTCTCCTGACTGCACTGTGGCTCAG gaaaggaaactcaTCCACTGTCTGTCTGAGGAGGAACTAAGTTCTTCTACAAGTTCAACTGATAAGTCAGATGGGGATTCCAAGGAACG gaaaggTCATACAAATGAAATGAGTGACTTGGTGCACTTGATGACTCAAACCCTAAAATTGGAGTCTAAAGAGAGCTACGAAGATCTCCTGGTTCCAGAACCAGTGTCAGAATTTAAACTTCATCGGAAGTACCGGGATACGCTGATACTTCATGGGAAAGTTGCAGAAGAAGCTGAGGACCTTCATTTTAAAGAGCTACCTTCTG CTGTCATGCCAGGTTCTGAAAAAATCAGAAGAATAGTTGAAGTTTTGAGAGCTGATGTAATCCAGGGCCTGGGGATTCAGCTTTTAGAACAGGTGTATGATCTTTTGGAAGAAGAGGATGAATTGGAGAGAGAG
- the NEK4 gene encoding serine/threonine-protein kinase Nek4 isoform X1 — MPLAAYCYLRVVGRGSYGEVTLVRHRRDGRQYVIKKLNLRNASSRERRAAEQEAQLLSQLKHPNIVTYKESWEGGDGLLYIVMGFCEGGDLYRKLKEQKGQLLPESQVVEWFVQIAMALQYLHEKHILHRDLKTQNVFLTRTNIIKVGDLGIARVLENHCDMASTLIGTPYYMSPELFSNKPYNYKSDVWALGCCVYEMATLKHAFNAKDMNSLVYRIIEGKLPPMPKDYSPELAELIRTMLSKRPEERPSVRSILRQPYIKRQISLFLEATKAKTSKSNIKNGDSKSKPAAAVVSGNAESSHKAIPLQPHSSEGSKTDGMGEDKCLSQEKPIVIAPLKTPASLKGHTCNPDVSNTSESLATISKVNIDILPAERRDSLSAGLVRENQPRHLDAVRELEGNHSISQVKEKLQDGTKPSPQPRNLTPPWSSDDVTGERNDPVRPLQPLNKDQDQIPGECVTEKPDRTQLGLKPQSSGSEPSLSRQRRQKKREQPEHSGEERQVSRELCGEAAPRLLPSLPIVGKMDVTLTQKDAENERGVAIGSAASCSRSREASSSKDRPLSARERRRLKQSQEEVFPSDSACQEALSSQEQRNKAGRMVLPWAEGRDHSYYYKDRASRFYLLNADSVSSIMGSTLRELSHLLFMVTLKGPSVRRASLSASGPGKPQEEGQHAPARWLSPDCTVAQERKLIHCLSEEELSSSTSSTDKSDGDSKERKGHTNEMSDLVHLMTQTLKLESKESYEDLLVPEPVSEFKLHRKYRDTLILHGKVAEEAEDLHFKELPSAVMPGSEKIRRIVEVLRADVIQGLGIQLLEQVYDLLEEEDELEREIRLQEHMGEKYTAYSVKARQLKFFEENVNF; from the exons ATGCCCCTGGCCGCCTACTGCTACCTGCGGGTCGTGGGCAGGGGCAGCTACGGGGAGGTGACGCTCGTGAGGCACCGGCGGGACGGCAGGCAG TATGTCATCAAAAAGCTGAACCTCCGAAATGCCTCCAGCCGAGAGCGACGAGCCGCTGAACAGGAAGCTCAGCTCTTGTCTCAGTTGAAGCACCCTAATATTGTCACCTACAAGGAGTCGTGGGAGGGAGGTGACGGTCTGCTGTACATCGTCATGGGCTTTTGCGAAGGAGGTGATCTGTACCGAAAGCTCAAAGAACAGAAGGGGCAGCTTCTGCCTGAGAGTCAGGTGGTGGAATGGTTTGTTCAGATCGCTATGGCTTTGCAG TATTTACATGAAAAACACATCCTTCACCGAGATCTGAAAACTCAAAATGTCTTCCTAACAAGGACAAACATCATCAAAGTGGGTGACCTAGGAATTGCTCGAGTGTTAGAGAACCACTGTGACATGGCTAGCACCCTTATCGGCACACCCTACTACATGAGCCCCGAACTGTTTTCAAACAAACCTTACAACTATAAG tctgATGTTTGGGCACTGGGATGCTGTGTTTATGAAATGGCCACCCTGAAGCATGCTTTCAATGCAAAAGACATGAATTCTTTAGTTTATCGGATTATTGAAGGAAAG CTGCCACCAATGCCAAAAGATTATAGCCCAGAACTGGCAGAACTGATCAGAACAATGCTGAGCAAAAGGCCTGAAGAAAGACCCTCCGTGAGGAGCATCCTGAGGCAGCCTTACATAAAGCGCCAGATCTCTCTGTTTCTGGAGGCCACAAAGGC AAAAACCTCcaaaagtaatattaaaaatgGCGACTCTAAATCAAAGCCTGCTGCTGCAGTGGTCTCTGGAAATGCTGAATCAAGTCATAAAGCCATtcccctccagccacactctTCTGAGGGCTCCAAGACAGATGGAatg GGTGAAGACAAATGTTTGTCCCAGGAGAAACCCATAGTCATTGCTCCCTTGAAGACACCAGCAAGTCTGAAAGGCCACACCTGCAATCCAGATGTGAGCAATACCTCAGAATCATTAGCCACAATCAGTAAAGTGAATATTGACATCTTACCTGCAGAAAGAAGGGATTCACTGAGTGCCGGCTTAGTTCGGGAGAATCAGCCAAGACACTTAGATGCTGTTCGTGAGCTAGAAGGTAACCACAGTATTTCTCAAGTGAAAGAGAAGCTGCAGGATGGCACTAAGCCCAGTCCTCAACCCAGAAACCTGACTCCCCCATGGTCCTCTGACGATGTCACTGGGGAAAGGAATGACCCAGTGAGACCTCTGCAGCCCCTCAACAAAGACCAG gatcAAATTCCTGGTGAATGTGTTACAGAAAAACCAGACAGAACCCAACTGGGTTTAAAGCCACAGAGCTCCGGCTCTGAGCCTTCCCTTTCTCGACAGCGAcgacagaagaaaagagaacagcCCGAGCACAGTGGGGAAGAGAGACAGGTCAGCAGAGAGCTCTGTGGA GAGGCCGCTCCTCGACTTTTGCCTTCTCTTCCCATTGTTGGAAAAATGGATGTCACATTAACACAAAAAGATGCTGAAAACGAAAGAGGAGTGGCCATTGGGTCTGCTGCAAGCTGTTCGAGGAGTAGGGAGGCGTCCTCATCAAAG GACCGGCCGTTATCAGCAAGAGAGAGGAGACGACTAAAGCAGTCACAGGAAGAAGTGTTCCCCTCAG ATTCTGCTTGTCAAGAAGCGCTGTCTTCTCAGGAACAGAGGAACAAAGCTGGGAGAATGGTGTTGCCCTGGGCTGAGGGCCGCGATCATTCTTATTACTATAAAGACAGAGCTAGCAGATTCTATTTATTGAATGCTGACTCCGTCTCAAGCATTATGGGAAGCACTTTAAGAGAATTATCTCATCTCCTGTTTATGGTAACTCTCAAAG GCCCTTCAGTGAGGAGAGCTTCTCTGAGTGCATCAGGGCCAGGGAAACCACAAGAAGAAGGACAGCATGCCCCTGCCCGATGGTTGTCTCCTGACTGCACTGTGGCTCAG gaaaggaaactcaTCCACTGTCTGTCTGAGGAGGAACTAAGTTCTTCTACAAGTTCAACTGATAAGTCAGATGGGGATTCCAAGGAACG gaaaggTCATACAAATGAAATGAGTGACTTGGTGCACTTGATGACTCAAACCCTAAAATTGGAGTCTAAAGAGAGCTACGAAGATCTCCTGGTTCCAGAACCAGTGTCAGAATTTAAACTTCATCGGAAGTACCGGGATACGCTGATACTTCATGGGAAAGTTGCAGAAGAAGCTGAGGACCTTCATTTTAAAGAGCTACCTTCTG CTGTCATGCCAGGTTCTGAAAAAATCAGAAGAATAGTTGAAGTTTTGAGAGCTGATGTAATCCAGGGCCTGGGGATTCAGCTTTTAGAACAGGTGTATGATCTTTTGGAAGAAGAGGATGAATTGGAGAGAGAG
- the NEK4 gene encoding serine/threonine-protein kinase Nek4 isoform X8, producing MGFCEGGDLYRKLKEQKGQLLPESQVVEWFVQIAMALQYLHEKHILHRDLKTQNVFLTRTNIIKVGDLGIARVLENHCDMASTLIGTPYYMSPELFSNKPYNYKSDVWALGCCVYEMATLKHAFNAKDMNSLVYRIIEGKLPPMPKDYSPELAELIRTMLSKRPEERPSVRSILRQPYIKRQISLFLEATKAKTSKSNIKNGDSKSKPAAAVVSGNAESSHKAIPLQPHSSEGSKTDGMGEDKCLSQEKPIVIAPLKTPASLKGHTCNPDVSNTSESLATISKVNIDILPAERRDSLSAGLVRENQPRHLDAVRELEGNHSISQVKEKLQDGTKPSPQPRNLTPPWSSDDVTGERNDPVRPLQPLNKDQDQIPGECVTEKPDRTQLGLKPQSSGSEPSLSRQRRQKKREQPEHSGEERQVSRELCGEAAPRLLPSLPIVGKMDVTLTQKDAENERGVAIGSAASCSRSREASSSKDRPLSARERRRLKQSQEEVFPSDSACQEALSSQEQRNKAGRMVLPWAEGRDHSYYYKDRASRFYLLNADSVSSIMGSTLRELSHLLFMVTLKGPSVRRASLSASGPGKPQEEGQHAPARWLSPDCTVAQERKLIHCLSEEELSSSTSSTDKSDGDSKERKGHTNEMSDLVHLMTQTLKLESKESYEDLLVPEPVSEFKLHRKYRDTLILHGKVAEEAEDLHFKELPSAVMPGSEKIRRIVEVLRADVIQGLGIQLLEQVYDLLEEEDELEREIRLQEHMGEKYTAYSVKARQLKFFEENVNF from the exons ATGGGCTTTTGCGAAGGAGGTGATCTGTACCGAAAGCTCAAAGAACAGAAGGGGCAGCTTCTGCCTGAGAGTCAGGTGGTGGAATGGTTTGTTCAGATCGCTATGGCTTTGCAG TATTTACATGAAAAACACATCCTTCACCGAGATCTGAAAACTCAAAATGTCTTCCTAACAAGGACAAACATCATCAAAGTGGGTGACCTAGGAATTGCTCGAGTGTTAGAGAACCACTGTGACATGGCTAGCACCCTTATCGGCACACCCTACTACATGAGCCCCGAACTGTTTTCAAACAAACCTTACAACTATAAG tctgATGTTTGGGCACTGGGATGCTGTGTTTATGAAATGGCCACCCTGAAGCATGCTTTCAATGCAAAAGACATGAATTCTTTAGTTTATCGGATTATTGAAGGAAAG CTGCCACCAATGCCAAAAGATTATAGCCCAGAACTGGCAGAACTGATCAGAACAATGCTGAGCAAAAGGCCTGAAGAAAGACCCTCCGTGAGGAGCATCCTGAGGCAGCCTTACATAAAGCGCCAGATCTCTCTGTTTCTGGAGGCCACAAAGGC AAAAACCTCcaaaagtaatattaaaaatgGCGACTCTAAATCAAAGCCTGCTGCTGCAGTGGTCTCTGGAAATGCTGAATCAAGTCATAAAGCCATtcccctccagccacactctTCTGAGGGCTCCAAGACAGATGGAatg GGTGAAGACAAATGTTTGTCCCAGGAGAAACCCATAGTCATTGCTCCCTTGAAGACACCAGCAAGTCTGAAAGGCCACACCTGCAATCCAGATGTGAGCAATACCTCAGAATCATTAGCCACAATCAGTAAAGTGAATATTGACATCTTACCTGCAGAAAGAAGGGATTCACTGAGTGCCGGCTTAGTTCGGGAGAATCAGCCAAGACACTTAGATGCTGTTCGTGAGCTAGAAGGTAACCACAGTATTTCTCAAGTGAAAGAGAAGCTGCAGGATGGCACTAAGCCCAGTCCTCAACCCAGAAACCTGACTCCCCCATGGTCCTCTGACGATGTCACTGGGGAAAGGAATGACCCAGTGAGACCTCTGCAGCCCCTCAACAAAGACCAG gatcAAATTCCTGGTGAATGTGTTACAGAAAAACCAGACAGAACCCAACTGGGTTTAAAGCCACAGAGCTCCGGCTCTGAGCCTTCCCTTTCTCGACAGCGAcgacagaagaaaagagaacagcCCGAGCACAGTGGGGAAGAGAGACAGGTCAGCAGAGAGCTCTGTGGA GAGGCCGCTCCTCGACTTTTGCCTTCTCTTCCCATTGTTGGAAAAATGGATGTCACATTAACACAAAAAGATGCTGAAAACGAAAGAGGAGTGGCCATTGGGTCTGCTGCAAGCTGTTCGAGGAGTAGGGAGGCGTCCTCATCAAAG GACCGGCCGTTATCAGCAAGAGAGAGGAGACGACTAAAGCAGTCACAGGAAGAAGTGTTCCCCTCAG ATTCTGCTTGTCAAGAAGCGCTGTCTTCTCAGGAACAGAGGAACAAAGCTGGGAGAATGGTGTTGCCCTGGGCTGAGGGCCGCGATCATTCTTATTACTATAAAGACAGAGCTAGCAGATTCTATTTATTGAATGCTGACTCCGTCTCAAGCATTATGGGAAGCACTTTAAGAGAATTATCTCATCTCCTGTTTATGGTAACTCTCAAAG GCCCTTCAGTGAGGAGAGCTTCTCTGAGTGCATCAGGGCCAGGGAAACCACAAGAAGAAGGACAGCATGCCCCTGCCCGATGGTTGTCTCCTGACTGCACTGTGGCTCAG gaaaggaaactcaTCCACTGTCTGTCTGAGGAGGAACTAAGTTCTTCTACAAGTTCAACTGATAAGTCAGATGGGGATTCCAAGGAACG gaaaggTCATACAAATGAAATGAGTGACTTGGTGCACTTGATGACTCAAACCCTAAAATTGGAGTCTAAAGAGAGCTACGAAGATCTCCTGGTTCCAGAACCAGTGTCAGAATTTAAACTTCATCGGAAGTACCGGGATACGCTGATACTTCATGGGAAAGTTGCAGAAGAAGCTGAGGACCTTCATTTTAAAGAGCTACCTTCTG CTGTCATGCCAGGTTCTGAAAAAATCAGAAGAATAGTTGAAGTTTTGAGAGCTGATGTAATCCAGGGCCTGGGGATTCAGCTTTTAGAACAGGTGTATGATCTTTTGGAAGAAGAGGATGAATTGGAGAGAGAG